A region of Streptomyces sp. WMMC500 DNA encodes the following proteins:
- a CDS encoding ABC transporter ATP-binding protein, which translates to MTAHYDEAEVLRDVSLEVGAGEVVTLVGRNGAGKTTLLRCVMGLHRRTAGTVRLAGRDLSAVSPHRRARRGLGYVPDDRGVYAGLSVEENLTLPPAKAGSRWPLARIYEEFPVLGERRRSPGGKLSGGEQQMLALARVLRTGARVLLCDEPTEGLAPIVVERIGGILREAKRDGTAVLLVEQNLRFATTVADRHYLLDRGRIAESLANDDVREREHELLGYLGL; encoded by the coding sequence GTGACCGCCCACTACGACGAGGCCGAGGTGCTGCGCGACGTGTCCCTGGAGGTCGGCGCCGGCGAGGTCGTGACGCTGGTGGGCCGCAATGGGGCCGGGAAGACCACGCTGCTGCGCTGCGTGATGGGCCTGCACCGGCGCACGGCCGGGACGGTCCGGCTGGCGGGCCGGGACCTGAGCGCGGTCTCGCCGCACCGCAGGGCCCGCCGCGGCCTGGGGTACGTGCCCGACGACCGGGGCGTCTACGCGGGGCTGAGCGTGGAGGAGAACCTCACCCTGCCGCCGGCGAAGGCGGGTTCGCGCTGGCCGCTGGCGCGTATCTACGAGGAGTTCCCGGTGCTCGGCGAGCGCCGGCGGAGTCCCGGGGGCAAGCTCTCCGGCGGCGAGCAGCAGATGCTCGCCCTGGCCCGGGTGCTGCGCACCGGCGCGCGGGTGCTGCTGTGCGACGAGCCGACCGAGGGTCTTGCGCCGATCGTCGTCGAGCGCATCGGCGGGATCCTGCGCGAGGCCAAGCGGGACGGGACGGCGGTGCTGCTGGTGGAGCAGAACCTGCGCTTCGCCACCACCGTCGCCGACCGCCACTACCTGCTGGACCGCGGGCGGATCGCGGAGTCGCTGGCCAACGACGACGTGCGGGAGCGCGAACACGAACTCCTCGGCTACCTGGGCCTGTAA
- a CDS encoding ABC transporter ATP-binding protein — MTRTTKTTYTTSGGGPAPARPLLSTHGLSKEFGGFHAVQGVDLGVAEGTIHALVGPNGAGKTTLFNLLTGFLPASAGRIELAGQDITGLPPERVARLGVARSFQVTSLFPAVTARAHLELALQAGTDLGRRFWRSDRLLARFTGRALELLDEVGLADRAEQPAGSLPYGQKRALELALALALDPRVLLLDEPTAGMGLEDVDRTVALVDRIRAGRTVVLVEHNMSVVGSLADTVTVLQRGRVLVEGPYRTVRSDPRVVEAYLGAGVA, encoded by the coding sequence ATGACGAGGACGACGAAGACGACGTACACGACGAGCGGCGGCGGCCCGGCACCGGCGCGCCCCCTTCTGTCCACCCACGGCCTGAGCAAGGAGTTCGGCGGCTTCCACGCCGTCCAAGGCGTGGACCTCGGCGTCGCGGAGGGCACCATCCACGCCCTGGTCGGCCCCAACGGAGCCGGGAAGACCACGCTGTTCAACCTGCTGACCGGCTTCCTGCCGGCATCGGCGGGGCGGATCGAGCTGGCGGGGCAGGACATCACCGGGCTGCCGCCGGAGCGGGTGGCGCGCCTGGGCGTGGCCCGCTCCTTCCAGGTCACCAGCCTCTTCCCCGCGGTGACGGCGCGCGCCCACCTGGAGCTCGCGCTGCAGGCGGGCACCGACCTGGGCCGCCGGTTCTGGCGGTCGGACAGGCTGCTGGCGCGGTTCACCGGCCGCGCGCTGGAGCTGCTGGACGAGGTGGGCCTCGCCGACCGGGCCGAGCAGCCGGCGGGCAGCCTGCCGTACGGGCAGAAGCGCGCGCTGGAGCTGGCGCTCGCGCTCGCGCTCGATCCCCGGGTGCTGCTGCTCGACGAGCCCACGGCCGGCATGGGCCTGGAGGACGTGGACCGCACCGTCGCGCTGGTGGACCGCATCCGCGCGGGCCGCACGGTGGTGCTCGTCGAGCACAACATGAGCGTGGTCGGCTCGCTGGCCGACACCGTCACCGTGCTGCAGCGCGGCCGGGTGCTCGTCGAGGGCCCGTACCGCACCGTCCGCTCCGACCCGCGGGTCGTCGAGGCGTACCTGGGGGCCGGCGTTGCTTGA
- a CDS encoding long-chain fatty acid--CoA ligase, with product MAMMDVPLNSWLLFDHGPRYFHDTEVVTRLPDGSEHRYTYADFGRRAQQLMHALDALALPPDARVATLAWNGYRHLEAYWAVPCTGRVLHTLNVRLSAGELAYIVRHADDRAVLVDADLLPLLEQVAEHGGLAGVEHVVVLGERVPAGTTLPGTVAYEELIAGQPETYGPREIDERAPLGLCYTSGTTGRPKGVVYTHRSTMLHALAGSSPAAMSIGPGDAVLPVVPMFHANAWGLPYTATPYGAKQVFYGGPLDAAALVELMAAERVTVAAGVPTVWMAVADALAARGGGLPDVRHLLCGGARPSRALIDRYRAEFGIPLVQIWGMTETSPLASFAWPKERMRGWDEERLADTVRGMAGLPLPGVQTQIRDPDGHPLPWDGASMGELLVRGPWVADAYLGDDGAGQFTEDGWFVTGDIATGSPDGYFVITDRAKDLVKSGGEWISSVDMESAVMAMDAVAEAAVIAVPDEKWSERPLVCVVPRPGAAVTRDEVRAHLERSGFARWQLPDRVEVVDAVPRTGTGKFDKKALRARFES from the coding sequence ATGGCGATGATGGACGTCCCGCTCAACAGCTGGCTGCTCTTCGACCACGGGCCGCGCTACTTCCACGACACCGAGGTCGTCACCCGCCTCCCGGACGGCAGCGAGCACCGCTACACGTACGCGGACTTCGGGCGCCGGGCGCAGCAGCTCATGCACGCGCTCGACGCCCTGGCGCTGCCGCCGGACGCGCGGGTGGCCACCCTGGCCTGGAACGGCTACCGGCACCTGGAGGCGTACTGGGCGGTGCCCTGCACCGGGCGGGTCCTGCACACCCTGAACGTACGGCTGTCCGCCGGTGAGCTCGCCTACATCGTCAGGCACGCGGACGACCGCGCCGTGCTCGTGGACGCCGACCTGCTGCCCCTGCTGGAGCAGGTGGCCGAGCACGGCGGTCTGGCAGGCGTGGAGCACGTGGTGGTGCTCGGCGAACGGGTGCCGGCCGGCACCACGCTGCCCGGGACCGTGGCCTACGAGGAGCTCATCGCCGGGCAGCCGGAGACGTACGGGCCGCGCGAGATCGACGAACGGGCGCCCCTCGGCCTGTGCTACACCTCCGGCACCACGGGGCGGCCCAAAGGCGTCGTCTACACGCACCGCTCGACCATGCTGCACGCCCTGGCCGGCTCCTCCCCGGCCGCGATGTCCATCGGCCCGGGCGACGCGGTACTGCCGGTGGTGCCGATGTTCCACGCCAACGCGTGGGGCCTGCCCTACACCGCCACCCCGTACGGCGCCAAGCAGGTGTTCTACGGCGGGCCGCTGGACGCGGCGGCGCTGGTGGAGCTGATGGCCGCCGAGCGCGTCACCGTCGCGGCCGGTGTGCCGACGGTGTGGATGGCCGTCGCCGACGCCCTCGCCGCCCGCGGCGGCGGCCTGCCGGACGTACGGCACCTGCTGTGCGGCGGCGCCCGGCCGTCGCGGGCGCTCATCGACCGTTACCGCGCCGAGTTCGGCATCCCCCTGGTGCAGATCTGGGGAATGACGGAGACGTCACCGCTCGCCAGCTTCGCCTGGCCGAAGGAGCGCATGCGCGGCTGGGACGAGGAACGGCTCGCGGACACGGTCCGCGGCATGGCCGGACTGCCGCTGCCGGGGGTGCAGACGCAGATCCGCGATCCGGACGGGCACCCGCTGCCCTGGGACGGCGCATCGATGGGCGAACTGCTGGTGCGCGGGCCGTGGGTGGCCGACGCGTACCTCGGCGACGACGGGGCCGGGCAGTTCACCGAGGACGGCTGGTTCGTCACCGGCGACATCGCGACCGGCTCGCCCGACGGCTACTTCGTCATCACCGACCGCGCCAAGGACCTCGTCAAGTCCGGCGGCGAGTGGATCTCCTCGGTCGACATGGAGTCGGCGGTGATGGCGATGGACGCCGTCGCCGAGGCCGCGGTGATCGCGGTGCCGGACGAGAAGTGGTCGGAGCGCCCGCTGGTGTGCGTCGTGCCGCGCCCCGGGGCGGCGGTGACCCGTGACGAGGTGCGCGCGCACCTGGAGCGCAGCGGGTTCGCGCGCTGGCAGTTGCCCGACCGGGTCGAGGTGGTGGACGCGGTGCCCCGCACCGGCACCGGCAAGTTCGACAAGAAGGCGCTGCGGGCACGCTTCGAATCCTGA